One region of Ornithinibacter aureus genomic DNA includes:
- a CDS encoding sensor histidine kinase produces the protein MTGSIHWPTAVLVAGTLILLWISWLLLRRSRRRGFLSEVDRATYATLHTASLASQHLADGLTPDAAERAGRHLLSILGAHAVSLSDTGGVLSWTGVGEHHRAVAFDLGDETRATGRTVVHGSTRITCDDDTCPIRAAVTAPLVMDDLVVGTLSAWTEQPSPGLAKATEEVAAWVSSQLALAELARTRTRVMEAELRALRAQISPHFIYNSLAAIASFVRTDPDRARELLIDFADFTRYSLRAGGAFTTLAEELRNVERYLILEQARFGDRLQTSLLIAPEVLPVTVPYLAVQPLVENAVRHGLAGKEGVGRLTITAADRGPDAEISIEDDGIGADPQRIRSILDGAHATDSVGLGNVDARLRQVYGDEFGLVVETAPGAGTKVSFRVPKFAPGIHADG, from the coding sequence ATGACAGGGAGCATCCACTGGCCGACGGCGGTGCTCGTCGCCGGCACCCTGATCCTGTTGTGGATCTCCTGGCTGCTGCTGCGGCGCAGCCGGCGACGTGGGTTCCTCTCCGAAGTGGACCGCGCCACGTACGCCACCCTCCACACGGCATCCCTGGCCTCCCAGCACCTCGCGGACGGCCTCACCCCGGATGCCGCCGAGCGCGCCGGCCGGCACCTGCTCTCCATCCTGGGCGCGCACGCCGTCTCCCTGTCCGACACCGGTGGGGTGTTGTCGTGGACGGGCGTCGGCGAGCACCACCGCGCGGTGGCCTTCGACCTCGGCGACGAGACCCGGGCCACCGGCCGCACGGTCGTGCACGGCTCGACCCGGATCACCTGCGACGACGACACCTGCCCGATCCGGGCCGCCGTCACGGCCCCGCTGGTCATGGACGACCTCGTCGTCGGGACGCTCAGCGCCTGGACCGAGCAACCGTCACCGGGGCTCGCGAAGGCCACGGAGGAGGTCGCCGCCTGGGTCTCCAGCCAGCTCGCCCTCGCCGAGCTCGCGCGCACGCGCACCCGGGTCATGGAGGCCGAGCTGAGGGCCCTGCGCGCACAGATCAGCCCGCACTTCATCTACAACAGCCTCGCGGCGATCGCGTCGTTCGTGCGCACCGACCCCGACCGCGCCCGCGAGCTGCTCATCGACTTCGCCGACTTCACCCGCTACTCGCTGCGAGCGGGGGGCGCGTTCACGACGCTGGCCGAGGAGCTGCGCAACGTCGAGCGCTACCTCATCCTCGAACAGGCCCGCTTCGGCGACCGGCTCCAGACCTCGCTGCTCATCGCACCCGAGGTGCTGCCCGTGACGGTGCCCTACCTCGCCGTGCAGCCCCTGGTCGAGAACGCCGTGCGGCACGGGCTCGCCGGCAAGGAGGGGGTCGGCCGGCTGACCATCACCGCGGCCGATCGCGGCCCCGACGCCGAGATCTCCATCGAGGACGACGGCATCGGCGCCGACCCCCAGCGCATCCGCTCCATCCTCGACGGGGCCCACGCCACCGACTCGGTCGGCCTCGGCAACGTCGACGCCCGCCTGCGCCAGGTCTACGGTGACGAGTTCGGGCTCGTCGTCGAGACCGCCCCGGGAGCGGGCACGAAGGTGAGCTTCCGTGTGCCGAAGTTCGCACCCGGCATCCACGCGGACGGCTAG
- a CDS encoding DEAD/DEAH box helicase: MSAAENHLAALAAGARSERLLHVERLPARDAQVSTWPDTVAPAVLSALLGAGIEAPWTHQRAAIDLAAAGEHVVLATGTASGKSLGYLVPVLGAASEGAAAAGGQGATAIYLAPTKALAADQLARIDALAVPGVRAATYDGDTPPDERRWTRDHANVVLTNPDLLHHSLLPGHERWSRFLRSLRHVVIDECHVYRGVFGSHVASVIRRLRRVAARYGAYPTFVLASATVSDPATHASRLVGMPVAAVTQDGSPRGALTFALWEPSIEDEQRRSATTEAAQIVAELVLRGVQVVAFARSRAGAESLASSARRRIEQDDPALAAGVSAYRGGYLPVERRALEAKLRDGSVRGLAATNALELGIDISGLDAVVLAGWPGRRASLWQQAGRAGRSGEDSLAVFVAADDPLDTFLVRHPDAVFGSPVEATVLDPDNPHVLAPHLAAAAAELPLTEGDLAMFGPHARRLVEALVARGILRRRPTGWFWAREERPADHISLRGVTDVVAIVEARTGRVLGTVDEASAHGQVHTGAVHVHQGEAWVVTELDLEARAAQVVRGDPGWSTHAQSVSRFDILSTDRSVQRAHVQVCFGSVRVTTQVTGFMRRLPSGEVLGTHPLDLPERSLTTKAVWWTVTDEGLAAAGVGEAVVPGALHAAEHAAIGMLPLVATSDRWDVGGVSTALHPDTGMPTIMVFDGYPGGAGFAERGFSDFGEWVAATRDAVLHCGCTTGCPACVQSPKCGNGNEPLDKAGAVAVLDLALEPAAPGVSAP; this comes from the coding sequence ATGTCCGCCGCTGAGAACCACCTCGCCGCACTTGCCGCGGGGGCCCGCAGCGAGCGGCTGCTGCACGTCGAGCGGCTGCCGGCGAGGGACGCGCAGGTGTCGACGTGGCCGGACACGGTTGCCCCCGCGGTGCTCTCGGCGCTGCTCGGGGCGGGGATCGAGGCACCGTGGACCCACCAACGGGCCGCCATCGACCTCGCCGCCGCTGGTGAGCACGTCGTCCTGGCGACAGGCACGGCATCCGGAAAGAGCCTGGGCTACCTCGTCCCGGTGCTCGGAGCCGCGAGCGAGGGCGCCGCCGCCGCCGGAGGTCAAGGCGCGACCGCCATCTACCTCGCGCCCACCAAGGCGCTCGCGGCCGACCAGCTCGCGCGCATCGACGCCCTCGCGGTGCCCGGGGTTCGGGCCGCGACCTATGACGGCGACACCCCGCCCGATGAGCGGCGGTGGACCCGCGACCACGCCAACGTCGTGCTCACCAACCCCGACCTGCTCCACCACTCCCTCCTGCCGGGCCACGAGCGTTGGTCGCGGTTCCTGCGGTCGCTGCGTCACGTCGTCATCGACGAGTGCCACGTCTACCGCGGGGTGTTCGGCTCCCACGTGGCGTCGGTGATCCGCCGGCTGCGCCGGGTCGCGGCTCGCTACGGCGCGTACCCGACGTTCGTGCTCGCGTCCGCGACGGTGAGCGACCCCGCGACCCACGCGTCGCGCCTCGTGGGGATGCCGGTCGCGGCCGTCACGCAGGACGGCTCGCCTCGCGGCGCCCTCACCTTCGCGTTGTGGGAGCCGTCGATCGAGGACGAGCAGCGCCGGTCGGCGACGACGGAGGCCGCGCAGATCGTGGCCGAGCTGGTCCTGCGCGGGGTGCAGGTGGTCGCGTTCGCGCGCAGCCGGGCCGGGGCGGAGTCGCTCGCGAGCAGCGCGCGACGCCGCATCGAGCAGGACGACCCGGCGCTGGCTGCCGGGGTGTCGGCGTACCGCGGCGGCTACCTCCCGGTCGAGCGTCGAGCCCTCGAGGCGAAGCTGCGCGACGGGTCGGTGCGTGGCCTGGCTGCCACGAACGCGCTCGAGCTCGGCATCGACATCAGCGGTCTGGATGCCGTCGTGCTGGCGGGGTGGCCGGGACGCCGCGCGAGCCTGTGGCAGCAGGCGGGGCGTGCGGGTCGCTCCGGCGAGGACTCCTTGGCCGTGTTCGTCGCGGCCGACGACCCGCTCGACACCTTCCTCGTCCGGCATCCCGACGCCGTGTTCGGCTCCCCGGTCGAGGCGACCGTGCTCGACCCCGACAACCCGCACGTGCTGGCGCCTCACCTGGCGGCCGCGGCGGCCGAGCTCCCGCTCACCGAGGGCGACCTGGCGATGTTCGGGCCGCACGCCCGCCGCCTCGTCGAGGCCCTGGTGGCCCGCGGCATCCTTCGTCGCCGCCCGACCGGCTGGTTCTGGGCGCGGGAGGAGCGCCCCGCCGATCACATCTCGCTGCGGGGGGTCACCGACGTCGTCGCGATCGTCGAGGCTCGCACCGGCAGGGTGCTCGGCACGGTCGACGAGGCGTCGGCCCACGGGCAGGTGCACACGGGAGCCGTGCACGTGCACCAGGGCGAGGCATGGGTGGTGACCGAGCTCGACCTGGAGGCCCGGGCCGCCCAGGTGGTGCGCGGCGACCCCGGGTGGTCCACGCACGCACAGTCGGTGAGCCGCTTCGACATCCTCTCCACCGACCGGTCCGTCCAGCGTGCCCACGTCCAGGTGTGTTTCGGCAGCGTGCGGGTGACGACCCAGGTCACCGGGTTCATGCGTCGACTGCCGTCGGGCGAGGTGCTCGGCACCCACCCGCTCGACCTGCCGGAACGATCGCTGACCACCAAGGCGGTGTGGTGGACCGTGACCGATGAAGGGCTCGCGGCAGCGGGTGTCGGGGAGGCGGTGGTCCCCGGGGCGCTGCACGCGGCCGAACACGCCGCCATCGGGATGCTGCCGCTGGTCGCCACCTCGGACAGGTGGGACGTCGGCGGTGTCTCGACGGCACTGCACCCGGACACCGGGATGCCGACCATCATGGTGTTCGACGGCTACCCGGGCGGGGCGGGGTTCGCCGAACGCGGGTTCTCGGACTTCGGGGAGTGGGTGGCCGCGACCCGCGACGCGGTGCTCCACTGCGGGTGCACCACGGGGTGCCCGGCGTGCGTGCAGTCGCCGAAGTGCGGCAACGGCAACGAACCCCTCGACAAGGCCGGTGCCGTCGCTGTTCTGGACCTCGCGCTTGAGCCTGCTGCTCCCGGCGTCTCCGCGCCCTGA
- a CDS encoding TadE family type IV pilus minor pilin, producing MATAELAVAIPSLLAVLVVALSAVDLGLSQVRCVDAARLGARLVARAEPEPVVVREALRAAPDGASVAVSRSGGFGTVTVTAPGPAVVMAIGVVGPPRATAVASLEVTR from the coding sequence ATGGCGACCGCCGAGTTGGCGGTGGCGATCCCGAGCCTGCTCGCCGTCCTGGTTGTGGCGTTGTCTGCCGTCGACCTGGGCCTGTCGCAGGTGCGCTGCGTCGACGCCGCCCGGCTCGGGGCGCGTCTGGTGGCCAGGGCCGAGCCCGAGCCAGTGGTGGTCAGAGAGGCTCTGCGTGCGGCTCCCGACGGGGCGAGCGTTGCGGTGAGCCGCAGCGGTGGGTTTGGCACCGTGACGGTCACCGCGCCCGGGCCCGCCGTGGTGATGGCGATCGGCGTGGTCGGTCCTCCTCGTGCGACCGCCGTCGCGTCGCTGGAGGTGACCCGGTGA
- a CDS encoding cation acetate symporter: MNNPLSLAAVALVCLTTLIVGGLGLRMSRRTSDFYVAGRTVSPRLNASAIGGEYLSAASFLGVAGLVYDRGVDMLWLPVGYTLGYLVLLVVVAAPMRRSGAYTLPDFAEARLGSRSIRLVSSTLVIAIGWLYLVPQFQGASLTLTLVTGAPPWVGGFIVMVVIALAVGAGGMRSITFVQAVQYWIKLTALAVPAFVLLALWFRSGSPAPQVDPSWHLPLRPTGPDDHPWYRTASTVLALCLGTMGLPHVLVRYYTNPDGNGARRTTVTVLALLGAFYVIPPVYGALGRIAYPTLPDGMGSDTIVLQLPETMVDGLPGQLLTAMLAGGAFAAFLSTASGLAMSVTGVLDQELLRPRLARFAGGDVPGVRGFRVAAVLAVVLPYLVSRVSQPLGLATTVGLAFAVAAATFAPLLMLGVWWRRLSTWGAMAGLLVGGISAGGSILITVFAPPLGGWPEALLANPAMWATPLALATSIAVSLATPDRIPPGTTRTMVRLHTPERVALRMRTRD, encoded by the coding sequence GTGAACAACCCCCTCTCCTTGGCCGCCGTCGCGCTCGTGTGCCTCACCACGCTCATCGTCGGCGGCCTCGGGCTGCGGATGTCACGTCGCACGAGCGACTTCTACGTCGCCGGCCGCACGGTCTCGCCACGGCTGAACGCCTCGGCCATCGGCGGGGAGTACCTGTCGGCCGCCAGCTTCCTCGGCGTGGCCGGCCTGGTCTACGACCGAGGGGTCGACATGCTGTGGCTGCCCGTCGGCTACACACTGGGCTACCTCGTCCTCCTCGTCGTCGTCGCGGCCCCGATGCGCCGGTCCGGGGCGTACACGCTGCCCGACTTCGCCGAGGCCCGGCTGGGTTCGCGCTCGATCCGCCTCGTGTCGTCGACGCTGGTCATCGCGATCGGCTGGCTCTACCTCGTGCCGCAGTTCCAGGGGGCGAGCCTGACCCTCACCCTCGTGACCGGCGCCCCGCCCTGGGTCGGCGGCTTCATCGTCATGGTCGTGATCGCCCTGGCCGTCGGCGCAGGTGGGATGCGCTCGATCACCTTCGTGCAGGCGGTCCAGTACTGGATCAAGCTGACCGCGCTGGCGGTGCCGGCGTTCGTCCTGCTGGCGCTGTGGTTCCGATCGGGTTCACCTGCCCCCCAGGTCGACCCGTCGTGGCACCTGCCGCTGCGCCCCACCGGGCCCGACGACCACCCGTGGTACCGCACGGCATCCACCGTTCTCGCCCTGTGCCTCGGGACCATGGGCCTGCCCCACGTCCTCGTCCGGTACTACACCAACCCCGACGGCAACGGCGCCCGCCGCACCACCGTCACGGTGCTGGCGCTGCTCGGTGCGTTCTACGTCATCCCGCCCGTCTACGGGGCGTTGGGCCGGATCGCCTACCCGACCCTGCCCGACGGCATGGGCTCGGACACGATCGTGCTGCAACTGCCCGAGACCATGGTCGACGGGCTGCCCGGGCAGCTGCTCACGGCGATGCTCGCGGGAGGCGCGTTCGCCGCGTTCCTGTCCACGGCATCCGGCCTGGCGATGTCGGTGACCGGCGTGCTCGACCAGGAGCTGCTGCGCCCTCGACTCGCCCGCTTCGCCGGCGGTGACGTGCCGGGAGTGCGCGGTTTTCGGGTCGCCGCGGTGCTGGCCGTGGTGCTGCCCTACCTCGTGAGCCGCGTGTCCCAACCGCTGGGGCTCGCGACGACGGTGGGGCTCGCCTTCGCCGTCGCCGCGGCGACGTTCGCCCCGCTGCTCATGCTCGGGGTGTGGTGGCGCCGGCTGTCGACGTGGGGCGCGATGGCCGGGCTCCTCGTCGGAGGGATCAGCGCGGGTGGCTCGATCCTCATCACGGTGTTCGCTCCACCGCTCGGCGGCTGGCCCGAGGCGCTGCTCGCCAACCCCGCGATGTGGGCGACCCCCCTGGCCCTCGCGACCTCGATCGCCGTCTCGCTCGCGACCCCGGACCGCATCCCGCCCGGCACGACCCGCACGATGGTGCGGCTGCACACCCCTGAACGCGTCGCCCTGAGGATGCGCACCCGCGACTGA
- a CDS encoding DUF4244 domain-containing protein, protein MATQLVRRISRLARRVSDLGEAGMTTAEYAVGTVAAVAFAGLLLAVVRSGPVKSALSDIIVGALGSGA, encoded by the coding sequence ATGGCGACACAACTGGTACGCAGGATCAGCCGACTGGCGCGACGGGTCAGTGACCTGGGCGAGGCGGGCATGACGACGGCCGAGTATGCCGTCGGCACGGTGGCCGCTGTGGCCTTCGCCGGGTTGCTCCTGGCTGTGGTGCGGTCAGGGCCGGTCAAGAGCGCCCTGTCCGACATCATCGTCGGGGCGCTCGGCAGCGGGGCCTGA
- a CDS encoding thioesterase family protein gives MPEFDEATAVTWDAVVPAVAGATGVAHGHLDEGWVIGHAVNGGVLMATATSAASEVLSAVGHPDVLTWGAHFLSAARPGPLQVDVEVLRVGRGASSATVRLRQPDGDGLVERVRVTGTFGSLDRAEPVHRAPAPPSMPDPDACVPARRDSSPVATAIVMLDRLDVRVDPATIGFAVGKPSQRGVILAWLRMADGREPTAALLPYVVDAFMPVSFDLGVPGWAPTMELTGQVLGRPAPGWLLAELTTDTVVGDLLIEDAAVWDSAGRLVARSRQLAGVRVPAN, from the coding sequence ATGCCGGAGTTCGACGAGGCGACAGCCGTCACGTGGGATGCCGTGGTGCCCGCGGTCGCGGGCGCGACCGGTGTGGCCCACGGGCACCTCGACGAGGGGTGGGTCATCGGGCACGCCGTCAACGGTGGCGTGCTCATGGCGACGGCGACGTCCGCGGCATCCGAGGTCCTGTCTGCCGTGGGGCACCCGGACGTGCTCACGTGGGGCGCGCACTTCCTCTCGGCGGCCAGGCCGGGCCCGCTCCAGGTGGACGTCGAGGTGCTGCGGGTGGGTCGCGGTGCGTCGTCGGCGACCGTGCGCCTGCGCCAGCCGGACGGCGACGGGCTCGTCGAGCGGGTCCGGGTCACCGGCACCTTCGGCAGCCTCGACCGGGCCGAGCCGGTGCACCGCGCTCCGGCCCCGCCGTCGATGCCCGACCCGGACGCCTGCGTGCCGGCGCGCCGCGACTCGTCGCCGGTCGCCACGGCCATCGTCATGCTCGACCGCCTCGACGTGCGGGTGGACCCCGCCACCATCGGGTTCGCGGTCGGCAAGCCCAGTCAGCGCGGGGTCATCCTCGCCTGGTTGCGGATGGCCGACGGCCGCGAGCCGACTGCCGCGCTGCTGCCCTACGTCGTCGACGCCTTCATGCCGGTCTCCTTCGACCTCGGGGTGCCGGGTTGGGCGCCGACCATGGAGCTCACGGGACAGGTGCTCGGCCGACCCGCGCCGGGGTGGTTGCTCGCCGAGCTCACGACGGACACCGTGGTGGGTGACCTGCTCATCGAGGATGCCGCCGTGTGGGACTCCGCGGGCCGCCTCGTGGCGCGTTCGCGCCAGCTCGCGGGCGTGCGGGTGCCCGCGAACTAG
- a CDS encoding Rv3654c family TadE-like protein: MKFPPVPRRERGSATVLAVAAIAVVLSMAAAALVVTATVRDVHVARGAADLAALAAAGPLAVGAEPDCGAARRVAAANSATLSSCSPDGAGTVVVSVTLTRSTAPGWFTGPGVVSARSRAGVEPLP; the protein is encoded by the coding sequence GTGAAGTTCCCGCCGGTGCCGCGCCGAGAGCGGGGGAGCGCCACCGTCCTCGCCGTCGCGGCCATCGCCGTGGTGCTGTCCATGGCCGCAGCAGCGCTGGTCGTGACCGCCACCGTGCGTGATGTCCACGTGGCCCGAGGAGCCGCCGACCTGGCAGCCCTCGCCGCCGCCGGCCCGCTCGCCGTCGGTGCCGAGCCCGACTGCGGAGCGGCCCGACGGGTCGCAGCAGCCAACTCGGCGACGCTGTCGTCATGCAGTCCTGACGGTGCGGGCACGGTCGTGGTGTCCGTGACGCTCACCCGGTCAACGGCCCCGGGCTGGTTCACCGGCCCCGGCGTCGTCTCTGCCCGCTCGCGGGCAGGTGTCGAACCGTTGCCGTGA
- a CDS encoding type II secretion system F family protein, which produces MPSGEGGARDQSATVEEAAAALALVAAALRSGMGSLEALEAVARLCPDAAGRELAIVAAAHRWGEASDVAWARVGPGWQTAAVSWHAAQSAGAAPAGLLAAAARRMHDEEARRVEAAVQRAGVLLVLPLGACFLPGFVATTVVPVVLLLLGGLSAASP; this is translated from the coding sequence GTGCCGAGCGGGGAAGGTGGTGCCCGGGACCAGTCGGCCACGGTGGAGGAGGCTGCGGCAGCGCTGGCCCTCGTCGCGGCAGCCCTGCGCAGCGGCATGGGGTCCCTGGAGGCGCTCGAGGCCGTCGCTCGGCTCTGCCCCGATGCTGCTGGTCGTGAGCTGGCGATCGTCGCGGCGGCGCACCGGTGGGGAGAGGCCAGTGACGTCGCGTGGGCGCGGGTGGGCCCGGGGTGGCAGACGGCGGCGGTGTCGTGGCACGCCGCCCAGAGCGCGGGCGCCGCTCCGGCCGGGTTGCTGGCGGCTGCCGCCCGGCGGATGCACGACGAAGAGGCCCGTCGCGTCGAGGCCGCTGTGCAGCGAGCCGGCGTGCTGCTCGTCCTGCCCCTCGGGGCCTGCTTCCTCCCGGGATTCGTCGCGACGACGGTGGTGCCCGTCGTGCTGTTGTTGCTCGGCGGGCTCAGCGCCGCCAGTCCCTAG
- a CDS encoding glycine C-acetyltransferase, which yields MYGTVKDELAATLKEIEDAGLYKRERELTTPQAAHVGTAGGSSLNFCANNYLGFADHPDVVAASRNALDEWGFGMASVRFICGTQTQHTLLEQRLSQFLGMEATILFGSCFDANGGVFEVLFGAQDAIVSDELNHASIIDGIRLSKAARFRYRNADMADLRAQLEAARAGGARRVCVVTDGVFSMDGSYAPLDQICDLADEYEAMVLVDDSHAVGFVGEGGRGTPELFGVMDRVDIITGTLGKALGGASGGYVTSHQEVVDLLRQRARPYLFSNSVAPAVVAGSLAALDLVSGSSDARETLQANSALFRDLMTDAGFELLPGSHPITPVMFPGEDGARQAAEVADHMLAAGVYVVAFSFPVVPRGKARIRVQLSAAHSEADVWECVDAFVAARAAVG from the coding sequence GTGTACGGCACCGTCAAGGACGAGCTCGCGGCCACCCTCAAGGAGATCGAGGATGCCGGCCTGTACAAGCGCGAGCGTGAGCTCACGACACCGCAGGCCGCCCACGTCGGCACGGCAGGCGGCTCGTCGCTGAACTTCTGCGCCAACAACTACCTGGGGTTCGCCGACCACCCCGACGTCGTGGCTGCCAGCCGAAACGCCCTGGACGAGTGGGGGTTCGGCATGGCCTCGGTGCGTTTCATCTGCGGCACGCAGACCCAGCACACGCTGCTCGAGCAGCGGTTGTCGCAGTTCCTCGGCATGGAGGCGACCATCCTGTTCGGCTCGTGCTTCGACGCCAACGGCGGGGTGTTCGAGGTGCTCTTCGGCGCGCAGGACGCGATCGTGTCCGACGAGCTCAACCACGCGTCGATCATCGACGGCATCCGGCTCAGCAAGGCCGCCCGGTTCCGGTACAGGAACGCCGACATGGCTGACCTGCGGGCCCAACTCGAGGCGGCCCGGGCCGGCGGCGCACGGCGCGTGTGCGTCGTCACCGACGGGGTCTTCTCGATGGACGGGTCGTACGCCCCGCTCGACCAGATCTGCGACCTGGCCGACGAGTACGAGGCGATGGTGCTCGTCGACGACTCGCACGCGGTCGGCTTCGTCGGGGAGGGTGGCCGGGGCACGCCCGAGCTGTTCGGCGTCATGGACCGCGTCGACATCATCACCGGCACCCTCGGCAAGGCCCTCGGGGGCGCCTCGGGCGGGTACGTCACCAGCCACCAGGAGGTCGTCGACCTGCTGCGTCAGCGCGCCCGGCCGTACCTGTTCTCGAACTCGGTGGCCCCCGCGGTGGTGGCCGGTTCACTGGCAGCCCTCGACCTCGTGTCGGGCTCGAGCGACGCCCGAGAGACCTTGCAGGCCAACTCGGCCCTCTTCCGCGACCTCATGACGGATGCTGGGTTCGAGCTGTTGCCCGGATCCCACCCGATCACCCCGGTCATGTTCCCGGGTGAGGACGGGGCTCGGCAGGCTGCCGAGGTGGCCGACCACATGCTCGCGGCCGGGGTCTACGTCGTCGCGTTCAGCTTCCCCGTGGTGCCGCGCGGCAAGGCGCGCATCCGGGTGCAGCTGTCGGCGGCCCACTCGGAGGCGGACGTCTGGGAGTGCGTCGACGCGTTCGTGGCCGCGCGAGCGGCGGTGGGCTGA
- a CDS encoding LytR/AlgR family response regulator transcription factor yields MSTNEAGLIALVVDDELPALSDLGYLLERDERIAEVITASSGTEALQVLDGRDVDVVFSDISMPGLDGMALARVISRFAVRPQIVFVTAHDQHAVDAFALAATDYVMKPVRTERLSEAVRRVVRTRNELAATAAAAAAPTGAAPGPGGRPGPNQPAAPPPPPEDETIPVELGGVTRFITRNQIRYAQAHGDYARLHTETGSHLVRVPLSVLEERWAEHGFVRIHRSTLVALPHVSEVRMDHGRCSVVVGAIELQVSRRHTKELRDTLLRRPIGDRRPSGG; encoded by the coding sequence ATGTCCACCAACGAGGCCGGGCTCATCGCGCTCGTCGTCGACGACGAGCTCCCCGCGCTGTCCGACCTCGGGTACCTCCTCGAGCGCGACGAGCGCATCGCGGAGGTCATCACGGCATCCAGCGGCACCGAGGCGCTCCAGGTGCTCGACGGGCGCGACGTCGACGTCGTGTTCAGCGACATCTCGATGCCGGGGCTCGACGGGATGGCCCTGGCCCGGGTGATCTCGCGGTTCGCCGTGCGCCCGCAGATCGTCTTCGTCACCGCCCACGACCAGCACGCCGTCGACGCGTTCGCCCTCGCCGCCACCGACTACGTCATGAAGCCGGTGCGCACCGAACGACTCTCCGAGGCGGTTCGCCGGGTCGTGCGAACCCGCAACGAACTCGCTGCCACGGCTGCCGCGGCCGCCGCACCGACGGGCGCGGCACCGGGCCCGGGCGGGCGACCCGGCCCGAACCAGCCCGCGGCGCCCCCGCCCCCGCCGGAGGACGAGACGATCCCGGTCGAGCTGGGCGGGGTCACCCGGTTCATCACCCGCAACCAGATCCGCTACGCCCAGGCCCACGGCGACTACGCGCGGCTGCACACCGAGACCGGGTCGCACCTCGTGCGCGTGCCGCTCAGCGTGCTCGAGGAGCGTTGGGCCGAGCACGGGTTCGTGCGCATCCACCGCAGCACCCTCGTCGCCCTCCCCCACGTGAGCGAGGTGCGCATGGACCACGGCCGGTGCTCGGTCGTCGTGGGCGCCATCGAGTTGCAGGTGAGCCGCCGCCACACCAAGGAACTGCGTGACACGCTGCTGCGGCGGCCGATCGGCGACCGGCGCCCGTCCGGGGGCTGA
- a CDS encoding TadA family conjugal transfer-associated ATPase, with the protein MTGIPRPFDGAVEHSIRAGLPPTTARVAQIAAGHEGTLGTDGAASAREHLLDRLVGLGPLAAVVADPGVTDVLVNGDGVVWVDRGSGVQRTARTVEPQDLRPLAVRLAGLAGRRLDDAQPWVDGVLPGGVRLHAILPPLAEGGPHLSLRLARHHPEGVDALVRLGAVSHDLAVVLRQLVTDRVSFVVTGGTGAGKTTVLAGLLAEVDPSQRIVVVEDVRELDPSHPHVVRLQGRGANVEGVGEVSLVDLLRQALRMRPDRLVVGEVRGAEVRELLAALNTGHDGGMSTLHANGPQEVPARFEALGSLAGLPRHAVHAQLRQALQAVVHVERRDGVRRVVVIGVVVPDPSDPGCVRVVDAVVDRGGGLRAGPGRDRLLSLLPLVATRCGWARPC; encoded by the coding sequence ATGACCGGCATCCCAAGGCCGTTCGACGGGGCCGTCGAGCACTCCATCCGGGCGGGGCTCCCGCCGACCACCGCGCGGGTCGCCCAGATCGCCGCGGGTCACGAGGGAACGCTCGGTACCGACGGTGCGGCGTCCGCCCGTGAACACCTGCTCGACCGACTCGTCGGCCTGGGGCCGCTCGCAGCGGTCGTGGCCGATCCCGGAGTGACCGACGTCCTCGTCAACGGGGACGGGGTGGTCTGGGTCGATCGGGGGTCGGGCGTGCAGCGCACGGCGCGAACGGTGGAACCCCAGGACCTGCGCCCGCTCGCCGTGCGGCTCGCCGGCCTCGCCGGTCGGCGCCTCGATGACGCCCAACCGTGGGTGGACGGTGTGCTGCCCGGGGGCGTGCGGCTCCACGCGATCCTCCCGCCGCTGGCGGAGGGGGGCCCGCACCTCAGTCTCCGGCTGGCCAGACACCACCCCGAGGGTGTCGACGCGCTGGTGCGGCTGGGCGCGGTGAGTCACGACCTCGCGGTGGTCCTGCGCCAGCTCGTGACCGACAGGGTCTCGTTCGTCGTGACCGGCGGCACCGGCGCCGGCAAGACCACGGTCCTGGCTGGGCTGCTCGCGGAGGTCGACCCGTCCCAGCGGATCGTCGTGGTCGAGGACGTCCGCGAGCTCGACCCCAGCCATCCGCACGTCGTGAGGTTGCAGGGGCGAGGCGCGAACGTCGAGGGAGTCGGGGAGGTCTCGCTCGTCGACCTGCTGCGACAAGCCCTGCGGATGCGTCCCGACCGCCTCGTCGTCGGCGAGGTGCGCGGTGCCGAGGTGCGTGAACTGCTCGCCGCCCTCAACACCGGCCACGACGGGGGGATGAGCACGCTGCACGCCAACGGCCCGCAGGAGGTCCCCGCGAGGTTCGAGGCGCTCGGTTCGCTGGCCGGGCTGCCACGCCACGCCGTGCACGCCCAACTTCGCCAGGCGCTCCAGGCGGTGGTGCACGTGGAGCGTCGCGACGGTGTGCGGCGCGTGGTCGTGATCGGCGTGGTGGTGCCAGACCCGTCCGACCCCGGTTGTGTCCGGGTGGTCGACGCGGTCGTCGATCGGGGCGGAGGGCTGCGAGCGGGTCCAGGTCGCGACCGGCTGCTGAGTCTGCTGCCCTTGGTCGCGACACGGTGCGGCTGGGCTCGACCGTGCTGA